The Acomys russatus chromosome 11, mAcoRus1.1, whole genome shotgun sequence genome contains the following window.
TAGCTGCCACAAGTTTTGGAAAATGCCAGTGTTTAAAAGGTAACTGTGCTAAAAAGTAAAAGTTCAGCAGAACAGAAGAAATTCGGGATTTCATTCAATGTTACAAACAAAAGTGTGAAATACCATTCTTTGGTCTAGATAAGCTGTTCCCTTTACATTAACATTCCAATggctttttgaaaatttaaatgttgAAATTCATTAGGCAAAaccaaaattatatatacatacagttgTTATCATACAAATGAACCTTTAAAGGAAAAGTCAACCAATAGCTGATTAAAGATacctagtacctttaaaaaagTTAGTGTTGAATGTACAAGTACAGAAATGATGGAACTTTAAAAATTACCCGAGAAGACAATCTATTTTCCAGTCTATAAATATTACATCCTTCTGGTTTCCttgaaaaacattcatttttgaCATGCTGAAGTTCCCAATGCTGGTGGAGCAATCCCTGTACCTGGACAACTGCAGTAGTATTATGAGTTATCTGATGGATAGTTTACATCTGGAACTTCCTGCCCCGTGGCTATAGCTTCATTAACTACTTCTTGGTCCCCTCCATCAGCTCCAAATCCAGATACTCCAGCACTTTCAGGTCTATCCGGTTCATCTTCCAAGCCATTGTAGAACTCTTCAATTTCACTTTCATCTTCCATGGGTTCTTCTAAACTTGGACTCTGACATGTGCCACTGTCACTGTTACTGCCACAGGAACTAGAGGATAAGACATCATCTTCAGAGTCAGAGTACACCTCAGCACCATGGAATATGTAACGATTTGGTGGTAAAAACAGGTACTGATTGCCTGAAATACAGCAGTAAGAAGTAAATGTCATTTGACTTACTAAGCAGACTTAAATATTAAGTACAGCTAATTTGAAAGGTTCACAAACTTTCTATTCTGTGgttttactggcttgttcctgtttgagacagttttgccttgaactcaccagaTATTGGTTATATAAAAACCATACCTGGCTTACATCGTTATCTTCAAATCTGACAGTTCTATCATTAGTCTGTTCTTTCTGAAACTGCAAATTAGCCAACATGATCTGAAATGAATATACTTTTGActaaaagaccaataataaggACTGCTGCAAGCCTATGGTTTCCAGGGGCAAATGTGTATATAAGATACAAGCAAAACGGCGCGTGGtggccattaatcccagcacttgggaggcaaaggcaggcagacttcgaggccagcctggtgtacaaagttgagttcaggaaagccaaagctacacagagataccttgtcttggggggaaaaattTAAGCTAAAGTTAGGATTTACCCATACATATAGTATCTTGGATCCTCAAAAAAGTAAACTATTCCACCTATGTTGACAGCTGttaggacaaaacaaaaatagaaaggtatcccagggagctggagagatgatagTTCAGcgagtaagagcactggctgttcttccaaagatcctgagttcaattcccagccaccacatggtggctcacaacatctataatgagatctagtgccatcttctggcctgtagaacattgtgtttataataaaatttaaaaatactttgttgtttttgttttttgagacagggattcgctttgtagaccaggctggccttgaatttacagagatagGATTAAAggataaataattctttaaaaaaatagtaacggggcactggagaggtggctcgggttaagaacactggctgctcttccaaaggttctgagttcaattcccagcaaccactggtacctcacaaccatctataatgggatctgatgctcacTTATGtaatgcaggcatgcatgcagagtGCTCATATGTGTAACTTAAAGAAAGGTATCCTATTTTCTAGATCTTACAAGCCAGCCTCATAGTTTACCTCACAGACCTTCCAAGGGGTTCATACATCTTCAATCCTGAGCTTTCCCACCCTGCCAGAACAGTGTCGGCTGTGGGTATAAATTGACCCACAGTGAGCATGTCAGTCCTTTGCTGAGGAGGTAGGGAAAGAGTGCCTTTATCTGGTGAGTCATATTATTAAACCATTTCTACTTTTGAAAATTGCACTAGCTGcttgaagccctgggtttaatcatacatataataaataatcaCCCAAACCTCTTCTAATTTATTACACACATAGCACTACCTTGATAACTAATGTCAAAAGTTATTATCTGACACTGGTTCTCATCTTCAATCACAATACTGTGAAAATGGTTCAAGAAGCATTccttggggtggagagatggctcagaggttaagagcactatctgctcttccaaaggtcctgagttcaatttccagcaaccacatggtggctcacaaccatttatagtgagatctggtgccctcttctggctgcagacagaacactgggtactaattttagaaaaagaaggggggaaaaggcATTCCTTACCGTCAAGCCGCTTACTGATCTGTTCCTTTGCAAGTCTGTTGGGCCAGCATTTTCTCACTGTCTCTGCAACAGAAGTTCTTTCGTTTTTGTCTCCTGTACTAGAACCAACAGCCTTGAAATCTGGATTTTCCACATTAATGCTCTCAACATTCCTGGAAGTCTGTACTTCCTGTGATTTTTCTTCCACACAATCTTTTGATTCAGATACTTCTAAATCATCAATtctgttctttgttgttttgtccaCAAATGCAGCAATCACAGACGAATCTTGTGGTACAGTTCTTCCAGGGGAACTGGAGTCTTCTGAAATATGAAGAGGTGTTGGTGGCAACTCCGAAAGATGAACCAGTTCCTTTTGTGTTCGTGGAGGTTTTTCAGTAATTTCCAAAAGCTTTACAGGGTTACAACAGAGTTTGGCATATTCGCCACCTAACCTATGACACAACTCATTTATTATGACATCACAGTCTCCAAGAAGCTCTACATCAAAATGCAGATGAGGCAAAGGTTCcctatttattaatatttgaggCACTTCATGGGGTATGGAACCTAAAACAgggtggaaaaaaatgaaaaagggagTTAGTTCAAGGGACATAGTGAGACTCCATCTACACAACAAAGGGGGGGCATACAAATCTGTTTTGTAAGCATTTTGCATTTTTCAAAACCATTTGTTCTCAATAATAAACAATATGTGTTTTTCTCAGGTTGTCTTCTTTATTCTGTGGCCTTAACTCATAGCAGTCCTGTCCCAGCCTCAGCTGAGATTTCAGGTGTTCCAGCTTAGAAAGCTTAAATGCTTAAATCACAAAAATCCTCTGAAActagctttaaaaagtaaaaatctagccgggcgtggtggcgcacgcctttaatcccagcactcgggaggcagaggcaggcggatcgctgtgagttcaaagccagcctggtctacaaagtgagtccaggatggccaaggctacacagagaaaccctgtcttgaaaaaccaaaaaaaaaaaaaaaaaaaaagtaaaaatctatTGCAGGGAAGTTCATGActtcactttaatcccagcacttgggaggtggaggcaggtgagtctgaggacagccaggactgttagcGTAACAGGTATTTGGAAGGCTAAATCTCCTGTCCTCTTGATTATGAAAGGCCACATCCAATGTAACTGAAATGTCCCAGTTCTCCTTAGCTGCTTCACACATTGGAGGTGGCAACAGAagcatgaaaaaagaaattcaagaatgACACAAGCTTGGACATTTGGTTGGGGGGTgggtcaagacagggtctcactatatagccctggctgttctggaactcaatatgtaggcCAGGCCACCCTCaaactgagatccacctgctgggattatgTTGGCCATTATACCATGGTCCTGGACAGAAGCAAAAGTCCTTTCAAAACTTCAAccattaggttttattttttcatttatcccaggctggcctcaaaatttgctatgtagcagaCATTATTGCTCTTGGCCCCCTACTTTCACCACACCACCACATGGTGTTCAAACAGGGGTGTACTACCATTCTTGGCTACCAAAGATGAGCTGGGAGTAGCatatgcctttgattccagcattcaggatgcTACTTGAGCAGTCATCTCTCTGTggggccagcccagtctacagagaaGTTCCAGTCCCAAACTTTGCTTTGATTCTATATAAGCTTTAACTAAAATTTGACATTACTTCTGTATTCACAGCCCCATTCCTATTCCAAAATGTTACTTTATGAAGACTACCTAAAAAACAAAGCTTAGACCTTCAACTATTCtctaaataaaaacagtaaaatacatAGGTCCACAACCCATGGCATGCAGAACTGTCTGTCCCCTAAACCGTCAACTTACTTGGAATCAGTGCTACTGGTCTTACTTTCAGAGAAGACCCAATAACAATGAGGAGGTCAACTTCATCTTTGTCATACTTCATGGCTCTATGAAACTGTTCTGGTAAATTTTCACCAAAGAAGACAATCTCTGGCTTCATGATAGCAAGTGGCTCATCAGCTGGGCACCTTGGACACCGAGGAACTACCTACAGGAAATGTGAAAGTAAAGGGAGCCCAAGTTAGCAGTAGTCAACATTCCCAGGAGACATAAAAGCTGTGTATAGTATCTATTGTGGAgccagagtgatggctcagcaggtgaaggcaattcccaccaagcttgacaaccaAATTCAACCCCCAGAATCCAATGTAGAAGTGGAGAGCTGACTCCACACACCCCTGGTCTTTTAGCCTCCACAAATATGCTGTCATAACCACctgggtacacacacatgcaaaaaaaagcctgagaaaatgtatgcaaacaaaacatcttgttctttttaaaatgtttgtgaaaAATGACTCCCATTTGTAAAGGATTCTAATCcagaacatggctactctggctggaatacagacattcCCTTAGTatgtacctttttcttttttaaagtatatacctttaatcccaaacaatgaaggtaaggatagtttgtagaaggaagcacccatatttgaaaagaaaagtgatgaatcaaagatttgacagaatagaatttgcccaactctcacaagaaagaagagaggtgaCCAATTTGAGAGCAGTAGAGAGACGGGAGAGCAAGCAGtattaccaggagagttttacagagacaagtAGAACAAGCTCGACACAGGTGACGACAGAGGAACCAGAaggttagaacagattgctatAGTTTGAGGGCAAGTAGAGCAAAAAATTTGAAGCCGAGAGAAACCAGATTGAATCCATCAGCTagaagagttttgagccagaacagctgaaagagctagaaaggtagagcttattcagcagtaagtctaaGAAGCTGAAAACACTCAGTGTCTagattagattgtgtggaggttagaagtttccaggaccaggcctaggttagcagaaggagacagTAAGCTTCTAAgacaattaaatcaggcaaataaaagttacttcaagctgagtatggtggtgcaggcctttaatcccagccctcgggaggcagaggcaggcggatcaatgtaaATTCGAGGcgagcctagtctacaaagtgagtctaggacagtcaggactacataccctgtctggggggaggggagaagttaCTTCGATTTGAATATACTGTCTTTACTGGTCATCATGACCATGCAGTTAGGGCTACAGGACATATTTCTGTATTGTCCTGTAATAAACACTTCACTATCATTtcaaacatgttttaaatcttaCCACAACTAATAAAAGAAAGACTCCAATTCTGACCAAAAGTGAGAAGGGAAGCCAAAGACATTCACTGCAACTTGTGACCTGGCCTCCTATTCTAGACTTCAATAGTAAGGCGTTACTTGGGAGGTACTGAAGAGGACTTTAAGTTTGAGAAACGGTCTCATGtcactcaggctggcttcagacttgtTTGTAGATGACCATGACTCCCAGCTGCttctccaagtgctggattacaggcatgtgcccacacaccaCATTCACTGGTGCTGGAGAGCAAACCTGCGGTTCTAAATGCTAAGCAGCCAGTCTACCAACTGAACAACATTCcaagatatttttttaagtgagacACTACTTATCTAGCTCAGATTAGCCTGGCcctcacaatccccctgcctcaacctccttagtGTGCTCTAACATCCTCAGCTTGCAAGGTTTTGTacttaaggtaaaaaaaaaaaaaaaaaattaaccagaatTTCCAACATTCTATATAACACATACATCTCGGGGGAAAATATGAATGCAACAAAAATCAAACTTACACAATTCCTGAAGTTAGCAAGAATTAAATTACCTGATTAAATATGTCTCCACGAACAGCTTCACAATCCACTTTGTATTTACAAATCAGGCAAGATGCTGTTGCAAAGGAACCTAAAACAACGAGAATGTAACTGCTTTACTGCAGGGACTTTGTGGCTAGAGCAGAAGACGTAACCTGACTTCCCCTGTGAGGCCTTGTAAGGAATGTAATGCATGTGATATGGTTTGTATATTAAGAAGACATGCCTTTGTCTTCCTTATCATGTAAAGCTACAAGCTGCAACAAAATAACTCCACAAGTGCTAAAACTCTGCAACCGGGAGGTTCCAATTGAGTTACTTTAGCACAGCTATGTCctgtgtagtcaaggctggctCTGAACACTCAAGATTATCAAATTAATACGTGTTACTAGACAGCAGCTTCTTCCCCAGCCTTATGCTCCTATTAAACTAAACAGCACATTACAGAAAGCCACTGTGACTTTTACTAACCATGACACTGAATGATCCTTTGGATTCCTGCCACCTGCTCCAAGGTATCTATGTTCTGCGTATAGTTCCGAAGTAGCTTCCCTTCCTTATCTGACAGAGCCAGGAATCTGTGGCACAGGGACGGCTGGAACTGTCCGGGATATATTTCCTGTATAATGCGAAAGggagaaaattaattaatgaaataagcATAACACCTATCTACTTATGTTTAGCCAAAAAGGTACTAATGATAACTCCCACATATGCACTTCAACAAGCAGGATACATGAGCATTTTAAAGCATCTAGAAGGATGGCACACCTAGAAAAGGCTTGTTATTGTATGAAAACTTGGCCCCTTGAACAAAATCAGCTGACCTATAAACACACCTTAATAGGTATTATGTAAATCAGAAGAAATACATACCTCAGGTACATCTAAATTTTGATGGCTGCaagttcagatttttttctttaagggaaAAAGGGAAACTTTACATTGAAATTACAGCTATCAAAGGGATGGTGACTTCACgactaaaaaaaaaagctgtcaatgtattatttaaaaacttgtttttgaTTCATCATTCATAAATATCAACCTGCTGGGAGTTTAAAGCTGAAGTTTTAATTCCTTACCAAAATTGCTTTCCTTCCACTGCACAGGCACATACTGGGATAGAACAGAGCTGCTCATGAATGCTGAGTTgctggattttgtgtgtgtgtttttccccccaaataatGCTTCAatgctgtttcttctttaaaaacaaagaattcagaTATACACATGGCAAAAAGATCAGAGAAAAAGTATCAATTTTGGTTCTCCCAACtttaatatgtacatttatttacttatctatcttATGTGCATTAAtagttttcctgcatgtatgtctgtgtgagggtgtcagatccccagaaccagagttacagacagttgtgagctgctatgtgagtgctgggaattgaacctggatcctctggaagagcagccagtactcttaactgctcagccatctctccagcccctggtcctCCCAACTTTTTTTGACagtgtttttattaaatttcatttaGTAAGTGACTATGGCAAAgggaagtttcttcttttttctttcaagttttctaAAAGTTTATACTATCTACTTCCTTACATTATAGGGTCCAACCCATTGTACTGTTAAGCAAAAACTAAATACAACATAATACAACATATATCCATCAACATAGAAACTGGTTGTACAGTAAGGGACATCCATACAGTGGAATATTCAGCcactgaaagaatgaaaaggcTCTCGTGCACTGTCCTGAAAAATAGTCcatcacacacaagaaaaaagtaAGTTAGTCACCAGGATGTAATCTTTTTGATTTTAAGCAAAAAACTGAAATTAAGTGCATATATGGATGATTCTGTGTGTAAAAGCACATGGGAAAACCACACAGGAACTGTAATAACAGGGTTGCAGATCTTCCCTTCTGTAAGATTAAAGGACTTTACTTTTAACCTATTTAGTAACTCCCAAATTTAGAAATAGTTTTCCCACTCATAATTGCTACATAAGATTTAAACCtggttcatttcattttcttatttattttttgagacaaggtctgtctctacataggcctggctgttatggaacttattatgtagaccaggctaagagccactgcctcctgagtgctggaattaaagatgtgtgccaccatgcccagcaataaaCTAGTTCTATTGACAAAGCCATGTGGTggtccattatttaaaaaaaaaaaaaaaatccaggatttttttgtttttcattccaaTGTACACAGAAAACACTCATGAACTGGACCAAGTGGCACATGCATGCAATCCCGTCACACAGAGGTAAACTAAGGAATAGCCAGAAATACAAAATTCTAAAAGAACTTTTAACTGCAAATCAGATAGTCTGGGGATTATAAAATATGGGTTAAGTCTTCCAGATTGGAAATctcaaatcttaaaaaatagGTCCTCCACCTCAGATCTGAACACTCTGaaaccttttttgtttgctttttttgtttttgagacagggtttctctgtatagccttgggtgtcctggacttgctttgtagatcaggctggccgagaactcacagagatcccctgcctcaaatgctgggattaaaggcctgagccaccactcccagctgattttttttttttttttaagttaacacTCTGCCTGGTGTTGGTAGCACAAACCTTTATTCCCAGagctccagaggtagaggcaggtagatctctgagtttgaggccagccttatctacaaactgtgttcccagacagccaggggtatagaaagaaacctgtcttggaaacaaaagaaaacaaaacaaaaaacgctaACACTCAGGAAAGCTTCCCCTCAGTGATGCTTTCTTCCTCTAAGTCTCGCTTATATAAGCAAAGACCCTAAAAGGCAGCCCCTAAAAACTCAAGATCCACCCAATTTTAGAGTTGTAGAACAGGGGAAGACAGATGAGTCTGGTAAGAAACAACCTAAATCCTCCATTCTATGAAGGCTTGAAGGTTGGTGGCACCTGCAATGGTGTCGTTCTGGCCCAGCATGTGGGATGGGAGGCACAGAGGTCAATCCCTAGCACCACCAAAGAAAGTTAAGGATTGCAGAGATAGGTCACTGGGTAAGCATTTGCACTGCAAGCCTGAGGCCAGCACTCAAACtcctgcattcaggaggcagaaacaggggaCTCCAGCTCAACAGTGCAGCAGGAGACCCTGCGGCCACACCTCAGGTGGAGAGCAGTAGATAAACACCCAAGGTCAACTTCTGGCCACCACTTAACAACATGcaaaaatacacatgcacaccacacacatgctaataaggggaaaatgtaaacaaaaattcTAGTAAGGTCCCTTTTCATACTCATCTTATTCTTTAAACCCCAGGAGTAATCTCCACTGTTCAAAACTTTTTGCCAGCTACCTCATAgaggattttttggttttttgagacaaggtttctctgtgtagccttggctgtcctggactcactttgtagaccaggctggcctcaaactcacagtgatttgcctggttctacctccccaagtgctgggattaaaggcgtgcgccaccacccagctcgtGGAGGATATTTAACTTTACCAGAACACCTTTTCTATCTAAGGTCACAACAGTGAGTATTTTAGGATTTATGGGCTATACATTTTGCCATATTGTCTCATATAGCAAAAACAGTCAGATACTCTCTTAAGTGGGCATGGCCTGAAATGACCGAAGGACAGTACAGGAGAATTTAATAGTGCTCATATGCCAGCTCCCAGTCATCAGCAATTAATTCTCAGTTAAGAGGATAGGGCAAGACTGGGAAAAAGCTGGTGAGATGACACGCAATCTGAGAGAGAATTATGTTTAGACAATTTATTGTACAACATAGATATGACAATTAAAA
Protein-coding sequences here:
- the Sirt1 gene encoding NAD-dependent protein deacetylase sirtuin-1: MADEAALALQAGGSSSAAAAMEAASQPAEEPLRKRPRRDGPGLGRSPGEPSAAAEAVSATAPAALWREAAGAAGAEREAPATAAAGDGDNGPGLRREPRAAGDFDDNEGEEDDEAAAAAAAAIGYRDSLLFADEIITNGFHSCESDEDDRTSHASSSDWTPRPRIGPYTFVQQHLMIGTDPRTILKDLLPETIPPPELDDMTLWQIVVNILSEPPKRKKRKDINTIEDAVKLLQECKKIIVLTGAGVSVSCGIPDFRSRDGIYARLAVDFPDLPDPQAMFDIEYFRKDPRPFFKFAKEIYPGQFQPSLCHRFLALSDKEGKLLRNYTQNIDTLEQVAGIQRIIQCHGSFATASCLICKYKVDCEAVRGDIFNQVVPRCPRCPADEPLAIMKPEIVFFGENLPEQFHRAMKYDKDEVDLLIVIGSSLKVRPVALIPSSIPHEVPQILINREPLPHLHFDVELLGDCDVIINELCHRLGGEYAKLCCNPVKLLEITEKPPRTQKELVHLSELPPTPLHISEDSSSPGRTVPQDSSVIAAFVDKTTKNRIDDLEVSESKDCVEEKSQEVQTSRNVESINVENPDFKAVGSSTGDKNERTSVAETVRKCWPNRLAKEQISKRLDGNQYLFLPPNRYIFHGAEVYSDSEDDVLSSSSCGSNSDSGTCQSPSLEEPMEDESEIEEFYNGLEDEPDRPESAGVSGFGADGGDQEVVNEAIATGQEVPDVNYPSDNS